The Cygnus olor isolate bCygOlo1 chromosome 28, bCygOlo1.pri.v2, whole genome shotgun sequence genome segment CGTCAAGGCAGCCAGCACACGAGGGAACACACAGACTCAGACACTTCACCCCTTCCACGCTCGCCCGAGAGCCTCCCTGGGAGCTGTCGTGACGGGCGCCCTTCGTGCGGCcactcctgcagcagggctcccAGGAAGACGCCAgtctgggctgctgccaggTCCCACGGCAGGTTCagagtccaaaaaaaaaaactgggagAGTGACTTCCGCTCGGCACTCACTGCACGTTGTTGTTAGCGATGCAGGGATCCACCTGGGGAAGAAGCCAAGAGGCCGGTGAGATGCTTCCAGATGCATTCCCCACGGGATGTGGCCAGAGCTACCATCCAGAACCACacctgcgccccccccccccaaatccccctgctccccatATCCCAAatccccctgctccccaaagcccagcagccagccctcgGGGCCCGCTGCTCACCTCGGTGTAAGTGGGCGGCGGCATGAACTTGAACTCGGGGGCATACATGAAGATGGGGCTGTCGAAGCTGTCGGGATCATCGAGGAGAGGGGTGGTCGGGCTCTCCAGGCGGTGGTCTTCAGGCACAATGTCCAGGTAGCAGGGGGGTGCTGCAAGACAGGGAGGGAAAGGGTGAGCATTGCCCCACAGCGCCCCAAAAACCGTGTCGGTGGCAGGTGTGGGGCACCCCCCAGGAGCCCCCGCTGTCGCCGTGCCCCGCTCACCTTCTGGAGCATCCGGCAGGTTGAGGTCCACCCAGCTCATTTCGGAGCTGGTCTGGCTGGCCATGCTGGAGCTGCGGCTCCCGATGCCCGACCGGCTGCCGATGACGAGGGGCAGCTCCAAAATGATCTTCTTGGAGCCCGGGACACTGACGTAGATCAGCAGGGTGGAGGATCGGAGTTAAGCGACGTcgggagccagcagcaccccaagTTTACTCCCCCGCCGAGCAAGGACGCGGGGTCAGCAGCCCGAGCCCCTCACCTGCAGGAAATACTCCACGCGCAGGATGTTGCAGCCCAGGATGGATGGCTTCAGCTTCTTGACGCGGATCGTTTTGCCCCGCCAGGACTCTGACATGCCCGAGATGATGTGGTTGCCCCGGACGCAGGAGAGTTTCTGAGTGAACACCTTGGTTTGCCCGTTGGCCAGGTAGGTGTGCTTGGCAATGATGGCTGCTTTGGGCACCACGATGCGGGAGCAAGTGTTCTCGAAGTCGGCGTTGATGCAGATCTCGTCACCTGGGGAGGAAAGGACAGCTTGCATTTAGGAAGGTCCAACCTTTTCTCTTGGGGTCTGCCCGTTTGAGCCGCCATGCACTGGTTCAACACCCCCTGATGCTCCCCCAAAACTCCTCCCACTGCCCCTTGCCTCCCCACTTCGCTCCTCGAGCAAGGCAGGCTCCTACCTTCACAGAAGCCCTTCCTGTCGATCTGCGCGCTGACCGACACACGGCCATCAGGAATGAACATGCAGGAcaccttcttctccttcttggCAGCCACTGGGGACTGTGGAGAAAGTAGAGGGTTACTTGGATGaaacctgcctgctgcccccaggccATTCCCCCAAGCTTCAACTTCCCCCCCTTTGGGATCTCAACTTCAAGTTCCTGGGAGGCTCGAGTGTCTTGCAGGGAAATGAAGGCCCAACTGCCTCACTTCACCTGCCTTGGTGTAGGTTTCTAGAAGTGACTAAGACTTCTTAGGAACTAAGCCCTTAATCCACACTCAGCAAAACCCATTAAGGGCGTCTTAATTACAGAGGTCGGAGTGACCCCACCTAAGCGCCTCTCTCAACACCCTCTGGCACCCAAACCTCCTGGAGGGTGGCAAGGCACAGCAGCACTTACCAGCAGCTCTGGAGTGTTCACATCAACGGGGTCCATAACCTCGAAGCGCTTCTTTATCTCCTGTGTGGGAAACGACGGGCGCTCGAGGAAGGCCTTCACCCAGTAATCCACGCAGCCATACTTTCCCTTGAAGGTTGTACCAAGAGGCCTGAGAAGACAAACACCTGTTGTTAGGCACATCTGAGGCAGCAACAGAGTTTTCCATAAGACTGcgatttattttttctcagagacCGTATTTGTATGATACTTACCCCTGCGGAAGCTCGAATCCGAATTTGTACTCGTATTTGTTCCCAGGTCTCAGGATTACAGAACCATCCCCATctgggaaaagaagaggggagCGTTAAGATGAAGCTCCAGGGCACTGTTCTTAAGCATTATCCCCTTTGTGCTTACCCAGGCAGCGATCAAGTCAGACGCTGCATGAGCTAGAGCAGCATTAGCTGTTTGCTAAGAGCCTCCCCCACCTGTCCCCAAACAACCACAGAACTTCATGTCCTCATGAAGCGAGCAGCACTTTCACTTCCTCTTTCAACATCCGCAGCTGAGGCCACAAACACAATCTGCCTCAGTTCAGCCTGTGTTACCCCTCCCCACTGCCTCCCCCTTGGACTTCGCAGGAATATCCAACACCAActtccttccttgctgtttATCTCTGAGATTTCACATCACCCCAGCTATCTCCCGGGACACTGCCAACTCCCTCTCTGCCTACCCTGAAGCCAGCCCAACAAGGAGGCTGAAGGCAGGCAGGGAAGTTCTCCGTGCCCTGGAAACTCCTCGCCTCTGGCACCATCTGTGCGGGCCCCTCCCTGCCTACCTGTTGCAGGCACcaggctcagctcctgctgccgtGCAACATCCAGCCGAAACCAATCTCATTCTGCCTGTTCCCAGCCACATCAACACCCAGGTCCTTGGTAGCAGCACGGCTGCTTTTGTTCTGGGCTCCTCACAGGGCACAGAAACCCTCACCTTTCCCTTTGCCCAGCTGTGAGGTCTCTATccatttcctcatttctccCAAGTTCCAGCCACCACCCAGTTCCACTTTCAGCGCTGAGCCCTCCCACCCCAAAACTCCCCCAAAACTCCCAACCAAGACACTCCACACCCAAGGGGGCACAACCAGGACACCCAAGGAGAGACCCACCTCCACaccccctctcccagccccaaaccctcACCTGTGGGCTGTTCCTCCAGGGTCAGGACATCCTCGAAGCGCAGGTACTCCATCTCCTGCTTGCACTGCTGGGGGCCCTTGGCCCAGTTGACTTTGGCCACCCCGCAGGCCAGCACCTTGACGGCGCTGACGCGAGTCACCTCGGCCACCTCCACCAGCACGCGGCCGGCCACCTTCTCCCCACTACAATAAACCTTCTCGGGCTCGCTGAAGGCCACGAGGAAGGTCTTGACTTTCTTGAACATCACCATGGCTGAGGTGAGTGCGTGAGGATTCTCCTGAGGAAGCAGCGAGCGGCAACGCAGGGCAGAGATAGCTTTTTCTCCCTcgcaaggaggaaaaaaggctaTAAACCACCCCAAAAATAGGCTGGTTtcagtcaaaaaagaaaaaaaaagaaggaggtTTAACCCCTTTCTGCCCGCCGCAGAGCCGCTGCGTAGCTCCTCCGCCTCCTACTGCCCTCAGCGCTCTGGCCGCggctccgccgcccgccccctTTTATAGCCTCCGCCCGCCCGCCTTCCCCCCTCCCGCGCCTGTTGATGCCAGGCGCTCCACGCCGAGGGCGCGTGGCCAGGCCGTGCTGCTCGCGTGATCAGCGCGCCCATTGGCGGCCGCCGCCTTGTTTACAAGCCGGCCGGCCAATCAGCGCGCCGCCTGCGGAGCGTGGACAGCGTGTGAAGGAGAGGCGAGCGTGTGCTCGGCTGGGGAaggcgggggcgggggcggggagggaggcggAGTGACAGCGCGGCGGACCAATGGGAAGTGAGGACGGGCGGCGGTGGAGGCCAATGGGGAGCGGGGAACGGGGAACGGGATGTTCTGTTCCCTGCTGTGAGGGCCGGGGGCGAGCCCCCCGCCTGGGGCCGGGCACTGacgtgcgggggggggggcgggcttGGTGCGACCCCCGCCCGCTGGTGGCTtccacagcccccccccaagTCCCCCCTCAGTCACCTCCTGCGTTCCCTCAGCCCCCCAgtgatgcccccccccccgcacctaAAAACGTCTACTTTGTGGTAAAAAGGACGGAATTGGGGTCTGGGGGGCATCTCTCAGCCTCCCTCCATCCTTTCTGGGGACCGTGAGGGGGCTCCCCTCATCCACCGCCATCTGCAGCCTCCAACGGGGTCCTGTGCCCCTCCAACAGGGTCCCGTGCCCCTCAGTAGGGTCCTGTGCCCCCTCCAAAGGGTCCTGTGGCCCCTCCTAAGGGTCCTGTGCCCCTCAATAAGGTCCTGTGCCCCCCCAGTAGGGTCCTgtgccccctccctgcctgccagaTTTGGgcacccccccccaaacatCCCTTTTGTGCGCCGTCACCCTGCTAAAAGCAAGGCGTGAcgcccccctcgccccccacACTTCGGGACCTTTCCAGCCGTCACCCCGGGGTGACAGCACCGGTGGCACGCGGCTGAGATCACCGGGCCTCGGCGTCACCGAGGCTCGTCACAGAaccacggggggggggggccaaaAAAACCACGGGGGGGGCTCTTTTCTTATCAACAAGGCCCCCACCACGGGCTGCCCCCCCACCTCCTACCCCTGTGCCCCCACAGCTCCTCGGCCCCATTCCCCCATGGGGATTTGGGGCGCTGCCGTGGCTCCCACTCGTGACCCACTTGCGTTTTCCTTCCTcgattattttttccaagcacccgttcccccccccccccgactttttttttttgcggcGGGGGGCTTTTTTCACCACTCATTTTAAGCCCTATTATACTCCTGTGGCTCAGGAAGGGCAGCGCAGGGAGTGGAGGAAACGGCAGAACAATATTTTCGGAGTCGCCCAGGCCTCCCCACCCGCAACGAGGAaagggattgtttttttttgtttgttttttttttttctcaggagtTGTCTCTTTTGTCCTTCGCCCGCTCACGTGGGTCTTGTTTGTCCATGGCTTTCTGGCACACACCCCCTGCTTTTCGCCCTCCCGTCTTCTGCTTCCCTCAGCATTAATTCACACCTGCGAGCATAAACTGATAGACCGGCCGGATAAACTGTGGGGCATAAACTGATCGCCTGCCAAGCTGCGGGACTGATTTCCCTGCTGCGAGAAGATTATTTCACAATTAGGGGCGTAATGAAGGAACTTCAccttttcctgctgcctctggggcTGGCGAGCTCTCCCCATTGTCTCCCGCAGCACGCTGGGGATAAAGGTGCTGGGTTAATGAGAATTGCGGATTTGCTCTGATTTGGCCCGATGAGCAGAGCTCTCTTGCCAGCCTCGCCAGCCGTGGGATACACGATCCCAAAGCCCCCAGCTTGGTTCTGGGCCCAGCGTTCCCTTTTTCGTGCTTTCCCCTCTCTGGTTTCCTTCGCAGCCCGTCTTCCAAGAAAGACATATCCAGCCTGGCTGCGGCCGCCCATCGCGGCTCGCTGCCGGACAGCAAAACGCATTCCAGCCATGTCAAAGGACAATGAAGTCCCAAGCCAAAGAGCTTGCCAAAGATATGGTCCAAGGCACGTTCCAACTCCTGAATCCTCTCCAAATTTGCTTTTAGCTGTCAGTCAGCTCCTGCCCTTTGCTCCCCTGACCTCTATCTGGCTGGAAATGCCTCCCCGGTCCTCCTGCAGAAGGAGGGGAAGCTGCGATTTCCTCAGGATGAGACTGGGTTCACGAGGTTTCCCACGCAAGCAGCACTCTGAGTTAAGCAGGGGGTTTGGAAATCGAGCTTCAGCTTGTAAACGAAAGCCTCAAAATGTCACGTCCCCTCAGAGCAAGGACATCAGAGGAGAAGACAGTTTGACTTCTGGGCAGGGGCCGGCTCTTGGGTGCTTCCTCACTCCCCCCAGTGATTATTTTAAGGCTTTCACCCCCTCTCAGCTCACTTCCCACTGGCAATGTGAGGCTTGGAGGATCCCCCCGGCCTCGATCGCTGCcgcagggaaggagaaaagctcTGGGTGAGGCTGTGGCAGCGCGGGTGGGTGAGGAGGGTGACCAGAGCCGTGCCCCCTCCTGCTGCGCCCGGCCGGGGGCGAGGAGAGCCGCATGAGGAACCGAGTGTGCTGGGTTTAAGGAAGGTcaaaagcagcagggctgggctggaaACCAAGGCCCTAAGATGAGTCACGGAAAGCAGGGGCCGCTGCGTGGGTCACGGAGAAGGAATTAAGCAAGGCAGAAACCAAGCAGTGCGACTCAGCAGCTCGCCCTTCTGCTTTCGGTGCCGGGCTCCGCAATGGCCACACCAGGCCATGCTGGAAACCGTTCTCCTGCCAAGCCCTGAGGAATAAAACCTTTATTTCCTGGTTTATCGGGAGCCACAACCCAGGGTTGCCAGGAGAAGCCAGGCTCCTCTTGGTGCATCGTCTTCTGCCCCGTCCACCCCAATGCCCCGCAGCACGGGGACCGCTGGCGGCCAGGGCTGGAGCCTGGCGCAGAGCTCCCCGGTGCTCCTCACTGCcgttttctgcctttttccccATATATGGTGACTTCCAGCACGTtcggggcagggagggggaagagagggacGCAAAGGGATTCACAACGGGCCCGAGCGAAGGGACAGAGTGTGCCTGTTCTGCGGATGGGAACAGGAGCTGGGGCGGAAGAGGCATTTCCTTTGGCAGCGATGTTTGTGTGCGGAGAGCAGCGCGTAGAAAATCCCACCCCGATCATATCGGGGCCGTGTGGCCACAGCTGGAGAACGAGGGGCTGGGGAACtcgtggggctgctggcaggacacCGCTGCCCTGCTCGTATCTGCTGGCGTTTGGCCGCAGCCACATCCAGAGCGCCGCAGTGATTCGGCGGCGATGGGGCTGCTCAGCTCGGCTGGGTTCAGAAGCAGGAAGACTGAGGCAGAGAAGCAAGGGGAGCATTTCCGTCTGTGTTtctgaacaaaaacaacagttttgGTTGCGGTGCCTGACGTGGGGCAGGGGCCACAACACCACCAGCTCTCTGGAGGTGGACGGGGTTGAGTTGTCCCTTGGTGAAACGGGCTGGAAAGCTCTCGGGGCACATCCCACAGATCCCCAGTACCGAAATCAGCTTTTTGCTGCTGCCATCCACAGCAAGGGCTTGGCTTTCCGCTGCCTGCAATTTGCAGCGCTGTGCAGGCTGCCTTTGGAAGGGCTTTGTGCACGCACGGCGCGGACCTGGagccccttctccccttcccaaTCCCTGCTGAACAGGGAAGAGTCCTCACAGGGCTTGAGCGTGAGGATTTTTCCCCCAGGGCCCAgtttcccagctcctgccaggaaCACGACGTGAAAGCTCTCCCTAACAGATGGTTCTTTGCTGCGACGGGATTTCTTCACCTCTTTTCTGGCCAGATTGTGTTTTTGCAACAGAGCCGGGGGGAAAGTCGGAGCTGCGAGTCAACAGCCTGTGACAGACCGGGCTTGGTCATCCACAAACAAGGAGGAATTTGACTTCTGGAGCTTGGGAAGTCCCGTGTCTCTCAtctgccctgggcaggaggaCTTGCTTGCATCAGCTGCTcatgctgggctctgctccgtCACCCAAGTCCTGCTCTTCTGCAAGACCAAAGCCAGCCCTCTGCTTTCCAAACCAACCCACCGGGCCCTCTGTGCCTCTGGTGGCAGCCAGACTTTAAATCTGTTGTTgttaagagaggaaaaagtgtTGGAAAGCAAAAGTTTTCCTGAgcccccctccctgctctgtctGGGTATCCCTTGCAAGGGCCCAACGGAGGTTGTGCACGatggaaacagcaaagaaataaggAATATTTCTAACTTTTCCGCAGCCAAGGCTGTTCTCAGGCTGCCACCGCTTGTGTTTGTGCCTGGGGTCAAGGGGACGGCTGCTGGAGACGCTCACCCTGAACGTAAAGCTCCCTAAATCTGAAAGATTTAGGACCTaatttagcagaaaataaatctttagcAGAAAGACTTAGCACCTTTCGGGGAGCGTTTGGTGGTGCTTGGGGTGAGGGCTGACACCCACGGGCCGCGGATCTCCCTGCAGGCTCCGTCCCCTGCTCCTCATCCCTGGGATTTTGCGGACATCTAGAGGCCTTTCCAGGAACGGCACGGGCTGTTGGAACGCGGGAGGGATTGACTTCCTCCATCCATCCTTACGGGCTGGTTTTTGGGTTTACGGAGGTGCCAGGCTGACCACATCGCTCTGTCCGCCCTGCTCAGTCCTAGGTGCACGTCTGGGGATGAGCGTTCGTGGATTCGCTTCGTGCATTACCTGCTCGCACGAAGGAAGGGCTGTAAAAAACTGTGAAAACGGTGGAATTTCCACTTCGTGAGCAAAACGCTGGGTTGGACCCCCAGAGATTCTGTGCCCAGAGAACCCCAGAGGTTCTGTGCATCTGCTGCCCAAATGCCGCTGGCAGCTTACTTCTTTTTATTAGATTAGAGACTTTTTGTCTTGCCAAATGCTTGGAGAGCACCCGGCCAAGCCCTCACTGAAACGTGCCTGTGTCAGCCGCCGTTCCCACGCACGTTTCCTGCTGGTGACGCCGGTGAGGCTTTGGCCATCACGAACCTGAAGCCAACTCTGACCCCAGGCTCTGGGGAGGACGT includes the following:
- the LOC121060784 gene encoding thioredoxin-interacting protein, which encodes MVMFKKVKTFLVAFSEPEKVYCSGEKVAGRVLVEVAEVTRVSAVKVLACGVAKVNWAKGPQQCKQEMEYLRFEDVLTLEEQPTDGDGSVILRPGNKYEYKFGFELPQGPLGTTFKGKYGCVDYWVKAFLERPSFPTQEIKKRFEVMDPVDVNTPELLSPVAAKKEKKVSCMFIPDGRVSVSAQIDRKGFCEGDEICINADFENTCSRIVVPKAAIIAKHTYLANGQTKVFTQKLSCVRGNHIISGMSESWRGKTIRVKKLKPSILGCNILRVEYFLQIYVSVPGSKKIILELPLVIGSRSGIGSRSSSMASQTSSEMSWVDLNLPDAPEAPPCYLDIVPEDHRLESPTTPLLDDPDSFDSPIFMYAPEFKFMPPPTYTEVDPCIANNNVQ